Within the Rosa rugosa chromosome 2, drRosRugo1.1, whole genome shotgun sequence genome, the region CAGGTTTTTGGTTAGGTCAAATAAAACGTCCCTACTCAattgagctagggtttggagggtTTGGTTATGTTGTGGAGCCATCTATATGGTGTTACTCCTGGGAACAATATGTTACAATTTCGATGCTGTTTGGTTATCAACGGAAAGGTGGATTTCCCTTGCACATGGTCTGGTGGTTTATggacacggtgtggaagagggTGGAGTGGTTCGTCTGGATGTTGGTGACGAGGTCGTATTGTGACACTCGGGATTGGTTATCGTTCTTTGTAGCCTGGGGTGATAGGCGTAAAaattggttaggggttggaccTTTTCGGTTCATGGATGTTACTATTAGTGACGGACCCATAACTAGGGATCTTGGTAGGAATATGTGTCGTGGTGTTGATACCACAACCGGTTATTCCaatgctttgtaatttttttggttattaatggattctatttcttctcaaaaaaaaaaaaaaaaagcttcatCTTTTTCTGTTGCTAATAATGCTCTTCAGCCTAAAATGCTTGAACACATTATATGATGAGAGACCCTAAAATTATAATATAGGATTCAAATAATAAAACTTAATTATAGCGCTAAAACAGTTCGGAAAACTAATCATCCTAGCAGTTTATGGAGCTCGTGTACAAAATCATCAATGTATGAGTTCTCAAGCCCTTTGCTGGAGAAGAACTCCCTCCACTTAGCATGGTTGGCCCTCACCTCCTTCCCAACCTCACTGTCCTCATCAATCACAGCTTTCACAGCTTTGCAAACCCCGGCCTTGCTAAACAAGCCATCTTCATCCCCTTTCTCAACCTCAACTCCCACTTTCAGATCGCCACTCATCATTCTCGCATTGATGAACTGATCTCCCACATTTGGCAGAAGGACCAATTGACACTCATTCACTAGCGCCTCGGATAAAGACCCCGAGCCACAATGAGTCACAAAGCAACCCACAGATGGGTGTTTAAGTATCAAAGGCTGCTGAACCCAACCCCCATAAACAACCCCTTTTCCTTTAACCCTCTCCAAAAACCCTTGTGGCAATGCTGATTCAATTGATTCAACTCCGGTTGGTGGCTTCAGCGCAGCGAAGAAAGGCAAACCAGTAAGCTCAAAACCCAACAACAGATCTTGCAATTGTTCTTTTTTCAAAATGCATTCACTTCCAAAAGCACAGAAAATCAGGGTTCTTGGTTCGAACCCTCCAAGCCATTTTGCCCATTTCTCTTCCAACTGCGAACTTGGAGGCTCTGGCACCACTGGACCAGCAAGAATCACCGGCTTCCTCAGTTGGGTTTCAAGATAATCACAAAATGGACCCTCCAATTCTCTACAAGTTTTAAATGCAATGGCATCACAATCACCAAAATTGATCTGTTGGCGTTTGAGAAATGTAATCCCACGGCCATATTCCTGGTTTGCACCATATACTAGTCCTCGAGCTTCGTGGGCTCGTAGCTTGATCGAAGACGAAGGAAATGAAGTTGGAGCCTCCCTGTATTCAAATTCCGTCAGCATTTTATCCGTCAATTTTCTCTCAGGGCTTATCAGGTATCCCACAGTTGCAGGACTAATTGTGCAGTA harbors:
- the LOC133728480 gene encoding cyanidin 3-O-galactoside 2''-O-xylosyltransferase FGGT1-like, which codes for MSDQTLHIAMYPWFAMGHLTSFLHISNKLAERGHKISFFIPIKTQPKMLQFNLHPDLISFIPINVPHVDGLPPGTETTADITFHLHPHLVTAMDLTRPQIEQSLCELNPNFVFFDFSYWLPEFLRQLGKNIKSVHYCTISPATVGYLISPERKLTDKMLTEFEYREAPTSFPSSSIKLRAHEARGLVYGANQEYGRGITFLKRQQINFGDCDAIAFKTCRELEGPFCDYLETQLRKPVILAGPVVPEPPSSQLEEKWAKWLGGFEPRTLIFCAFGSECILKKEQLQDLLLGFELTGLPFFAALKPPTGVESIESALPQGFLERVKGKGVVYGGWVQQPLILKHPSVGCFVTHCGSGSLSEALVNECQLVLLPNVGDQFINARMMSGDLKVGVEVEKGDEDGLFSKAGVCKAVKAVIDEDSEVGKEVRANHAKWREFFSSKGLENSYIDDFVHELHKLLG